One genomic region from Candidatus Glassbacteria bacterium encodes:
- a CDS encoding response regulator produces MSREVIMARKILVVDDETDIRAEIAEYIQGKGYEVEAAVDGVEALEKFEAAPADLVITDIRMPRVDGYEVIRRIREIDPRVPIIATTGHYSPTDLNKAKEAGATLTMKKPIRLRKLGKKLKSLLEADEE; encoded by the coding sequence ATGTCGCGGGAGGTAATCATGGCCCGGAAAATCCTGGTGGTGGACGACGAGACGGATATTCGAGCGGAAATCGCCGAATACATCCAGGGCAAGGGCTACGAGGTCGAGGCGGCGGTGGATGGTGTCGAGGCTCTCGAGAAGTTCGAGGCGGCGCCCGCGGACCTGGTCATCACCGACATCAGGATGCCGCGCGTCGACGGCTACGAAGTGATCCGCCGCATCCGCGAGATCGATCCGCGGGTTCCGATCATCGCCACCACCGGTCACTACTCGCCGACCGATCTAAACAAGGCCAAGGAGGCGGGCGCCACGTTGACGATGAAGAAGCCGATTCGTTTGCGCAAACTCGGCAAAAAGTTGAAGAG
- a CDS encoding PAS domain S-box protein, with the protein MAKPLKVLIVEDSEGDARLLVRHLRRGGFDPVHERVETAEAMRAAFADKAWDVVLCDYKLPKFSPPAALALLRELDVDLPFIVVSGAVGEERAADLMKAGAHDLVLKDSLARLIPAIKREMLEAKTRRKGRRAEDALRESEERYRDLYENAPVAYASVSAVDGSILRFNRMALRLLGYDRDDLKRMNVSDLFADTSDGLAKAKFVYRNFQRGKSIRRAELQMKRKDGDLIWIGLSVEPVKDAEGNITESRSVFTDITDRRRAEAALRESEERWRGFADASFDGLLIHDSGVILDANERFAEMFGCAADELRGTRVLELVAPESLEMVRERLMWQVAEYYEAAGRRKDGSTFPMEVSSREIAYKGREQRAMAVRDITERMRADKALRESAAVLAASQQIGNLGSWEWNTTTDEGMWSDETFRIFGLAPDSPCPSFARFLEMVHPEDRDAVKKSVEEAVANRRPYEFEYRVIRPDGTCRACYSKAELILDDAGGVTGMVGIIQDITERKRAEEELRKLSRAVEQSPALVIITDTEGNIEYVNPKFEQITGYAAEEAIGKNPRILKSGHTPPEEYKRLWRTITSGGEWRGEFHNRKKNGELYWEAASISPITAPDGTITHFLAVKEDITERRRTQAQLIQSSKLATLGEMATGMAHELNQPLSVIRMAADSTLERLEDGDVGSEYLRRKLDRISAQIERAAGIIDHMRIFGRVADEKPQAFDPREVMENALGLMGQQLRLRSIEVETALPERCRSVSGHGAQLEQVVLNLLTNARDAIGSNRDSSADAGKIIIGVEDLGSENKLRLTVEDTGGGIPEDVIPRIFEPFYTTKEVGQGTGLGLSVSYGIVRDMGGTIEAANADGGARFTVTLPALEDDKKSGPKSKGSGRAGE; encoded by the coding sequence ATGGCCAAGCCGCTCAAGGTCTTGATTGTCGAGGATTCGGAGGGCGACGCCCGCCTTCTGGTGCGCCATCTGCGCCGGGGCGGCTTCGATCCGGTGCATGAACGGGTCGAAACAGCCGAAGCCATGCGCGCCGCGTTTGCGGACAAGGCCTGGGACGTGGTGCTGTGCGATTACAAATTGCCAAAGTTCAGTCCGCCCGCCGCCTTGGCGCTGCTTCGGGAACTGGACGTGGACCTTCCCTTCATCGTCGTCTCGGGCGCCGTCGGCGAGGAAAGGGCCGCGGACCTGATGAAAGCGGGCGCCCACGATCTCGTCTTGAAAGACTCTCTCGCGCGCCTCATCCCCGCCATCAAACGGGAAATGCTAGAGGCGAAGACGCGCCGGAAAGGTCGACGGGCGGAAGATGCGCTACGCGAGAGCGAGGAACGCTACCGCGATCTCTATGAGAACGCGCCGGTCGCCTACGCCTCGGTCAGCGCCGTGGATGGATCGATTTTGAGGTTCAACCGCATGGCTCTTCGGTTGCTCGGCTACGACCGAGACGACCTGAAACGGATGAACGTCTCGGATCTCTTCGCCGACACGTCGGACGGCTTGGCCAAGGCCAAGTTCGTATACCGGAATTTCCAGAGAGGAAAGTCGATCCGGAGAGCCGAGCTCCAGATGAAGCGCAAGGACGGCGACCTCATCTGGATAGGCCTGTCGGTCGAGCCGGTGAAGGACGCCGAGGGGAACATCACCGAAAGCCGCTCTGTCTTCACCGACATTACCGACCGCAGGCGGGCGGAGGCGGCGCTGCGCGAAAGCGAGGAACGCTGGCGCGGCTTCGCCGATGCGAGTTTCGACGGCCTCTTGATCCACGACAGCGGTGTCATCCTCGACGCCAACGAGCGTTTCGCCGAGATGTTCGGTTGCGCCGCGGACGAACTCCGGGGAACCAGGGTCCTCGAACTGGTGGCCCCGGAATCCCTGGAGATGGTCCGCGAAAGGCTGATGTGGCAGGTGGCGGAATACTACGAGGCCGCCGGCCGCCGCAAGGACGGTTCTACCTTCCCCATGGAAGTGTCCTCGCGCGAGATCGCCTACAAGGGGCGGGAACAGCGGGCGATGGCCGTCCGCGACATCACCGAGCGCATGCGGGCAGATAAGGCGTTGCGCGAAAGCGCGGCCGTGCTCGCCGCGTCTCAGCAGATAGGAAACCTGGGCAGTTGGGAGTGGAATACGACCACCGATGAAGGGATGTGGTCCGACGAGACCTTCCGGATTTTCGGACTCGCCCCGGACTCGCCCTGCCCCAGCTTCGCCCGGTTTCTGGAAATGGTTCATCCGGAGGACCGTGACGCGGTAAAGAAATCGGTCGAGGAGGCGGTTGCCAACCGCCGTCCGTATGAGTTCGAGTACCGAGTGATCCGACCCGACGGGACCTGCCGCGCCTGCTATTCGAAGGCGGAATTGATCCTCGATGACGCCGGTGGCGTGACGGGCATGGTCGGTATCATCCAGGACATCACCGAGCGCAAGCGGGCGGAGGAGGAGCTTCGCAAGCTGTCGCGCGCGGTGGAGCAGAGCCCGGCCTTGGTAATCATCACCGACACCGAGGGCAACATCGAATACGTCAACCCCAAGTTCGAGCAGATCACCGGCTACGCCGCCGAAGAGGCCATCGGAAAGAACCCCCGCATCCTGAAATCGGGGCACACGCCGCCCGAGGAATACAAACGGCTGTGGCGGACCATCACCTCCGGCGGCGAGTGGCGCGGCGAGTTCCACAACAGGAAAAAGAACGGCGAGCTTTACTGGGAAGCCGCCTCCATCTCGCCCATCACGGCGCCGGACGGCACCATCACCCATTTCCTGGCGGTCAAGGAGGACATCACCGAACGCAGGCGTACCCAGGCACAGCTCATTCAGTCTTCCAAACTCGCCACCCTGGGTGAGATGGCGACGGGCATGGCGCATGAGTTGAACCAGCCACTGAGCGTCATTCGGATGGCCGCCGACAGCACCCTCGAACGCCTTGAGGATGGCGATGTCGGTAGCGAATACCTTCGGAGGAAACTCGACCGCATCAGCGCCCAGATCGAGCGCGCCGCCGGGATCATCGACCACATGCGAATTTTCGGACGCGTTGCCGACGAGAAACCCCAGGCATTCGACCCCAGGGAAGTCATGGAAAACGCGCTCGGCCTCATGGGTCAACAGTTACGACTCAGGTCCATCGAGGTGGAGACGGCGTTGCCGGAGCGTTGCCGGAGCGTCTCGGGTCATGGTGCGCAACTGGAGCAGGTCGTGCTCAATCTCCTGACCAACGCCAGGGATGCGATCGGGTCGAACCGGGACTCGTCCGCTGACGCGGGGAAAATCATCATCGGCGTCGAGGACCTGGGTTCGGAGAACAAGCTCAGGCTGACCGTGGAGGACACCGGCGGCGGCATCCCGGAAGACGTGATTCCGCGCATCTTCGAACCCTTCTACACGACCAAGGAGGTCGGCCAGGGAACCGGGCTTGGACTGTCCGTCAGCTATGGCATCGTCAGGGACATGGGGGGTACGATAGAGGCCGCCAACGCGGACGGAGGGGCACGGTTCACGGTCACCCTCCCGGCGCTGGAGGACGACAAGAAAAGCGGCCCGAAGTCCAAGGGCTCGGGCCGCGCTGGCGAGTAA
- a CDS encoding response regulator, translating to MTDGPILIVEDNPDDEALILRALKKFNVSNEITVVRDGAEALDYLFKTGPYADREGGNPAVVLLDLKLPKIDGLEVLRRVRADEQTKLQPVVILTSSDEQEDMIQGYDLGANSYVRKPVEFEAFSAAVNQLGLYWLLLNEPPPETG from the coding sequence ATGACTGATGGACCCATCCTGATAGTCGAAGACAATCCCGACGACGAAGCGCTCATCTTGCGGGCGCTCAAGAAATTCAACGTCAGCAACGAGATCACGGTGGTCCGCGACGGCGCCGAGGCCCTCGATTATCTGTTCAAAACGGGTCCTTACGCGGACCGCGAGGGCGGCAATCCCGCCGTCGTTCTCCTGGATCTCAAACTGCCCAAGATCGACGGACTGGAAGTGCTGCGGCGGGTACGGGCCGACGAACAGACCAAGCTGCAGCCGGTAGTCATCCTGACCTCGTCGGACGAGCAGGAGGACATGATCCAGGGCTACGACCTGGGCGCCAACAGCTACGTCCGCAAGCCCGTGGAATTCGAGGCGTTTTCCGCGGCGGTGAACCAATTGGGGCTCTACTGGCTGCTTCTCAACGAGCCACCGCCGGAAACCGGGTGA
- a CDS encoding PAS domain-containing sensor histidine kinase: MAERLKSTMVSRDEAEEALRQHAHDLGERFKELTGLYSLSKIFDRPGISLEESLQAVVEVLPPAWHYPEITCARITLDGREFTTGNLEETMWRQASDIVVGGEPAGAVEVFYLEEKPELDEGPFLKEERSLIDDIAARLAQSIERMRAEGEIRKLNVELEERVIERTAELGAVNQELETFSYSVSHDLRAPLRSMDGFSHALLEDYGDKLDAEGRDYLQRVRAGSQKMAQLIDDLLKLSRVTRGELERREVDLSQLAQAVAAKLQESAPERRITFDIAPGAVVEGDARLMRIVLENLLGNAWKFTAKHDHATIEFGVTNHDGEPAYFVRDDGAGFDMAYADKLFQPFQRLHTSTEFGGTGIGLATVARVVKRHGGSVWAESGVEQGATVYFTL, from the coding sequence ATGGCCGAGAGGCTGAAATCGACCATGGTCTCGCGCGACGAGGCGGAGGAAGCATTACGGCAACACGCGCACGATCTCGGCGAACGCTTCAAGGAGCTGACCGGCCTTTATTCTCTTTCGAAGATCTTCGATCGCCCGGGAATTTCCCTCGAGGAATCGTTGCAGGCGGTGGTCGAGGTTCTCCCTCCCGCTTGGCATTACCCGGAAATCACCTGCGCCCGGATCACCTTGGATGGCCGCGAATTCACCACCGGAAACTTAGAGGAGACGATGTGGAGGCAGGCCAGCGACATCGTCGTCGGCGGGGAGCCGGCGGGCGCGGTCGAGGTCTTCTACCTCGAAGAGAAACCCGAACTGGACGAAGGTCCGTTCCTCAAGGAGGAGCGGAGCCTCATCGACGACATCGCCGCCAGACTCGCACAGAGCATCGAGCGCATGCGGGCAGAAGGGGAAATTCGCAAGCTGAACGTGGAACTCGAAGAACGGGTGATCGAGCGGACGGCGGAGCTCGGAGCCGTCAACCAGGAACTGGAAACCTTCAGCTATTCCGTGTCGCACGACCTTCGCGCGCCGCTTCGGAGCATGGACGGCTTCTCCCATGCGCTGCTGGAAGATTATGGAGACAAGCTCGACGCCGAGGGCAGGGACTATCTCCAACGGGTGCGGGCGGGGAGCCAGAAGATGGCGCAACTGATCGACGACCTCCTGAAACTGTCCCGCGTGACCCGGGGCGAGCTCGAACGCCGCGAGGTCGACCTGTCCCAGCTGGCGCAAGCGGTCGCGGCGAAACTCCAGGAGAGCGCGCCGGAGCGCCGGATCACCTTCGACATCGCGCCGGGCGCGGTTGTCGAGGGCGACGCGCGGCTGATGCGGATCGTCCTCGAGAACCTGCTCGGCAACGCCTGGAAATTCACCGCCAAGCACGATCACGCGACAATCGAATTCGGCGTCACCAACCACGACGGGGAACCGGCTTACTTCGTGCGCGACGACGGGGCCGGTTTCGACATGGCCTATGCCGACAAGCTGTTCCAGCCTTTCCAGCGCCTGCATACCAGCACCGAGTTCGGAGGAACCGGTATCGGCCTGGCGACGGTGGCGCGGGTCGTGAAGCGCCATGGCGGCAGTGTTTGGGCCGAGTCCGGCGTCGAGCAAGGGGCGACGGTGTATTTTACGCTTTGA
- a CDS encoding transporter substrate-binding domain-containing protein — protein sequence MKHFVRPGIRLASLLGGVVVLAALVVGGYFWWSETQPVKYTRSLEKVTIGVEKSFLPAAVWVAENKGYFEEERLNLTIKEFDSGKASLIAMLNGEGIDISAAAPTPIMFSSFVREDFFIISTFAYAYEDIKVIANKDSGINNAEDLKGKKIGTLMGSTGQFFTETFLIHNSISPSDVEVVNIAPTDLPEALKNGHIDAQVIWEPHGTTARDLLGDKAIRLPSGKVYKTTFNFLTMKNFANENPEILERFLRGINKATDFLNNNKEESQKIIANRLNLIKEVVALHWDDFTFNLSLDQTFFINIESEARWAIRNELTDKTKVPNYLEYIYIDALESVKPEAVTIIR from the coding sequence ATGAAACATTTTGTACGCCCGGGAATTCGCCTTGCATCCTTGCTCGGTGGTGTCGTTGTTCTCGCCGCACTGGTCGTCGGCGGCTATTTCTGGTGGAGCGAAACACAGCCCGTAAAATATACAAGGTCTCTTGAAAAGGTAACAATTGGAGTAGAAAAAAGTTTTCTTCCAGCAGCAGTTTGGGTAGCAGAAAATAAGGGTTATTTTGAGGAAGAAAGACTAAATTTAACTATTAAAGAGTTTGATTCAGGAAAAGCAAGTTTGATAGCTATGCTAAATGGTGAAGGCATTGATATAAGTGCAGCTGCCCCAACTCCAATCATGTTTAGTAGCTTTGTCAGAGAAGACTTTTTTATTATTAGTACCTTTGCCTATGCTTACGAAGATATTAAAGTAATCGCTAATAAAGATAGCGGAATCAATAATGCTGAGGATCTAAAAGGAAAAAAAATAGGTACTTTGATGGGGTCAACAGGCCAATTTTTCACAGAAACTTTTTTGATTCATAATTCAATATCTCCTAGCGATGTTGAGGTGGTTAATATTGCTCCAACAGACTTGCCAGAAGCATTAAAGAATGGCCATATAGATGCACAAGTTATTTGGGAGCCGCATGGAACTACTGCTAGAGATTTATTGGGAGACAAGGCCATAAGGCTGCCTAGTGGAAAGGTTTATAAGACAACTTTTAATTTTTTAACTATGAAAAACTTTGCTAATGAAAATCCTGAAATTCTTGAAAGATTCTTAAGAGGAATTAATAAAGCCACTGATTTTTTGAATAACAATAAGGAAGAATCACAAAAAATAATAGCTAACAGATTAAATTTGATAAAAGAAGTTGTTGCATTACATTGGGATGATTTTACATTTAATCTTTCACTCGACCAAACTTTTTTTATCAATATAGAATCCGAAGCAAGATGGGCAATACGTAATGAGCTTACTGACAAGACAAAAGTTCCAAATTACTTAGAGTATATTTACATAGATGCTTTGGAGTCGGTGAAACCTGAGGCGGTAACCATAATTCGTTAG
- a CDS encoding DUF1059 domain-containing protein yields MTKSFTCRDVGVDCDWKTSAETEDALMANIQVHAAEVHPTIELTPELVDTIRAAIKDG; encoded by the coding sequence ATGACAAAGTCATTTACCTGCCGGGATGTTGGGGTCGACTGCGACTGGAAGACCAGTGCTGAAACCGAGGACGCGTTAATGGCTAATATTCAAGTTCACGCCGCCGAGGTCCATCCGACCATTGAATTAACTCCGGAACTCGTGGATACGATCCGCGCTGCGATCAAGGATGGATAG
- a CDS encoding glycosyltransferase family 9 protein, which translates to MKLFKLQDRYQAFRRRSSKRPGEPHGVLLVSSGGLGDTVLFALVLPRFLALANDGEAVTVLLRKGSDKMAFLFPGRVSVETVDFGRLRKDLSYRCGVCERLFAANTRLVVHTDYLRHPHLDEALVAACEAPETLAMEPRPWAKYDADLKANRSLYDRLFDSGGKHLNKVLRWHRFADWLSGTKAPLPEPCIAENRLPPAANEPGPLVLIQPFSAVKEKQSPVELYRRIVEQLPGDCRIVITGGPSDLERNPEFQELLAMANVEFDGSNFHDLVARLRAADLVISVDTACMHLAGVVGAPTLCLASAAYVGEMVPYDASLTPPKVRFLYQTMPCEGCLGACSLPAENGMWPCVARLDHDAVITAATEMAKTCSSAG; encoded by the coding sequence GTGAAGCTGTTCAAGCTGCAGGATCGCTATCAGGCTTTCAGGCGCCGCTCCTCCAAGCGCCCCGGCGAACCTCACGGCGTATTATTGGTTTCCAGCGGCGGCCTCGGCGACACCGTTCTTTTCGCCCTGGTGTTGCCCCGCTTTCTGGCCTTGGCGAACGACGGCGAAGCGGTGACGGTCCTGTTGCGGAAGGGATCGGACAAGATGGCCTTCCTTTTCCCGGGGCGAGTGAGCGTGGAAACGGTGGACTTCGGACGCTTGCGCAAGGATCTTTCATATAGGTGCGGCGTCTGCGAGCGCCTATTCGCCGCCAACACCCGTCTGGTCGTCCATACCGATTATCTGCGCCACCCACACCTGGATGAAGCCCTGGTTGCCGCCTGCGAAGCGCCGGAAACATTGGCCATGGAGCCCCGCCCATGGGCCAAATACGACGCCGATCTGAAGGCCAACCGGAGCCTTTATGACCGCCTGTTCGACAGCGGCGGAAAACACCTGAACAAGGTGTTGCGCTGGCACCGCTTCGCCGACTGGCTTAGTGGAACCAAAGCGCCGTTGCCCGAGCCATGCATAGCTGAAAACCGGTTGCCGCCAGCGGCCAATGAGCCGGGGCCGTTGGTGCTTATCCAGCCATTCTCGGCGGTTAAGGAAAAACAGAGCCCGGTTGAACTGTACCGGCGTATTGTCGAGCAGTTGCCGGGCGACTGCCGTATCGTCATCACCGGCGGGCCATCCGATCTTGAGCGCAATCCTGAATTCCAGGAGCTGCTGGCGATGGCCAACGTCGAGTTCGATGGCTCGAATTTTCACGATTTGGTGGCGCGGCTCAGGGCGGCGGATCTGGTGATCTCGGTCGATACCGCCTGCATGCATTTGGCCGGCGTCGTGGGGGCGCCTACCCTGTGTCTCGCCAGTGCCGCCTATGTCGGCGAGATGGTGCCATATGACGCGTCGTTAACTCCGCCCAAGGTGCGTTTCCTGTATCAAACCATGCCCTGCGAAGGCTGCCTCGGCGCATGCTCGCTGCCGGCGGAGAACGGCATGTGGCCTTGCGTCGCCCGCCTGGACCATGATGCCGTGATCACCGCCGCCACGGAGATGGCCAAAACATGCTCTAGCGCCGGGTAA